The Meriones unguiculatus strain TT.TT164.6M chromosome 9, Bangor_MerUng_6.1, whole genome shotgun sequence genome window below encodes:
- the Haus4 gene encoding HAUS augmin-like complex subunit 4 yields MASGDFCSPGEGVEILQQVCDKQFPPCALSEEDLIQNPNFSKLLLRLSQHVDESGLSLTLAKEQAQAWNEVRLHRTAWLRYEILQRVIQELLVDYYVKAQDTNLTSEDKKFHETLEQRLLVTELTQLSGPSQETEMPPLLGLDKADLMELMPPSQDFVWMRARLQLEVEEQLKRKCFTLLCYHDPSSDTDGEALKAAKVWSLTEVLVGEKQQCLEAKGQQKEQLVLLEKKRATYSQVLLRCLSLLKRLLQDHRLKTQPELDRINTQYLEVKCSAMILKLRMEELKILSDTYSAEKVEVHRLIRDRLEGAIHLQEQDLEKSRLVLKTYEVLGEDFEDLVKEYTQLKLATEDKRWALQEFSKACH; encoded by the exons ATGGCATCCGGAGATTTCTGCTCACCTGGAGAAGGGGTGGAAATACTGCAGCAAG TGTGTGACAAGCAGTTTCCTCCTTGTGCCCTGAGTGAAGAGGATCTGATACAGAACCCGAATTTCAGCAAGCTGCTGCTTAGGCTCTCGCAGCACGTGGACGAAAGCGGCTTAAGCCTGACGCTGGCAAAAGAGCAGGCTCAG GCGTGGAATGAAGTCCGGCTGCATAGGACGGCGTGGCTGAGGTACGAGATCTTGCAGAGGGTCATCCAAGAGCTGCTCGTGGATTACTATGTCAAGGCCCAAGACACGAACCTGACCTCGGAAGACAAGAAG tttcatgagaccCTTGAACAGCGGCTGCTTGTAACTGAGCTGACACAACTTTCGGGTCCTAGCCAGGAGACAGAGATGCCCCCGCTGCTGGGGCTGGACAAGGCTGACCTGATGGAGCTCATGCCTCCCTCACAG GATTTCGTGTGGATGAGGGCGCGGCTCCAGCTGGAGGTGGAGGAGCAGCTCAAAAGGAAGTGTTTCACCCTGCTGTGCTACCACGACCCCAGCTCAG ATACTGATGGAGAAGCGCTGAAAGCAGCCAAGGTGTGGTCGCTGACAGAGGTCCTGGTGGGAGAGAAGCAGCAGTGCCTTGAGGCCAAGGGCCAGCAGAAGGAGCAGCTGGTGCTGCTGGAGAAGAAAAGGGCTACCTACTCCCAG GTGCTTCTCCGCTGCCTCAGCTTGTTAAAGAGGCTTCTTCAGGACCACCGGCTGAAGACTCAGCCCGAGCTAGACCGAATAAACACCCAATACCTGGAGGTCAAGTGTAGTGCTATGATCCTTAAGCTCAG GATGGAGGAGCTAAAGATTTTGTCTGACACTTACAGTGCTGAGAAAGTGGAAGTGCATCGTCTTATTAG GGACCGTCTGGAGGGAGCCATCCACCTACAAGAGCAGGACCTGGAGAAATCGAGACTGGTCCTGAAAACCTATGAGGTCCTTGGGGAGGACTTTGAGGACCTGGTGAAGGAGTACACGCAGCTCAAGCTGGCAACCGAGGACAAGCGCTGGGCCCTCCAGGAGTTTAGCAAGGCCTGCCACTGA